In Lotus japonicus ecotype B-129 chromosome 5, LjGifu_v1.2, one genomic interval encodes:
- the LOC130721061 gene encoding uncharacterized protein LOC130721061, with translation MADLTFKKRVRADSDELDLESSEAKRLREDLLEFFDDTDPTTPSTQDLDSVIRSLQEEISASSSPAPLRVTTSDSGQIGYLLGASDDELGLPPTEDLSSVVVQEAEMFRVPPESASGIGELWGFEDQMPSYDSFGLGNGFGYESNTDYVAFDGLFDHSDVYYDSNEFSDSWRQETMPAAQ, from the coding sequence ATGGCTGATTTAACTTTCAAGAAGCGAGTCCGAGCTGACTCGGACGAGTTAGATCTAGAATCGTCCGAGGCAAAGCGACTCAGGGAGGATCTCCTCGAGTTCTTCGACGACACCGATCCCACAACGCCGTCGACTCAGGATCTTGACTCTGTTATCAGGAGCCTGCAAGAGGAGATCTCTGCGTCTTCCTCCCCTGCTCCCCTTCGTGTGACTACGTCAGATTCCGGCCAGATCGGGTACTTACTGGGAGCCTCCGACGACGAGCTGGGGCTTCCGCCGACGGAGGACTTGTCGTCGGTGGTGGTGCAGGAGGCGGAGATGTTCCGTGTTCCGCCTGAGTCAGCTTCCGGGATCGGTGAGTTGTGGGGGTTTGAGGACCAGATGCCGAGTTATGACTCGTTCGGGTTGGGAAACGGGTTTGGGTATGAAAGCAATACTGATTACGTGGCGTTTGATGGGTTGTTTGATCATTCTGATGTGTATTATGACTCGAATGAGTTTTCTGATTCGTGGCGGCAAGAGACCATGCCGGCGGCACAATAA
- the LOC130720010 gene encoding uncharacterized protein LOC130720010: MVSRLKGALGELVTPNQSTFVGGRLIQDNIIIAQEAFYGLKHRGAELKEFIAVKMDLSKAYDCLEWPFLKSILQAYGFHDKWVAQVMSIVKGVSYRYKINGFVSESLTPERGLRQGDPLSPYLFVLAADVLSHLLLKAQSEGRLKGIQLAPTAPCITHLLFADDSLLFARAHPQELYQLMEILNTFSLASGQRINTAKSGIICSPLLPAHRRNQIASILNMQIWTSPGQYLGLPGIWGRNRTTALAWVKDRILGKLEGWKETMLNQAGKEVLIKSVIQAIPSYAMAIVQFPKSFCLSLHAIVSRFWWRGYKKDRGIHWRRWNYMSKKKIEGGLGFRDFQHQNVACLTKQAWRLEENPNALWASILKAVYYPNTNFLQASTGRRASWMWKSILEGRNLLRRKGRWSIGKGETARIWGDPWLWTGEVLTTDNQQLQDWKVKEITLPQGGGWDGEKIRGIFQPMVALKILQTPIGLSGNEDKLIWPHEKNGQYSIRSGYQVIKSEDQSYLNVASTSNCLPKELWNFIWSVSVPQKIRMFMWKVCSNALALNENLFKRRVSRNKFCPVCLTVPETSEHAFLLCPWTRPVWFGSIFQWNISPQGRNRVVFDHEAPNPRDTILQIQLMMKDIHLCKPIQTESPVERVSTIPGPKRWIPPPHGVYKVNTDASWLPGSPTSTTGVIIRYVAGNLIAGMSTRRFSFSPLTSEAAALREGIILANNLGLEQICMESDCLSLIDACKNKRKQGETNS; encoded by the exons ATGGTCTCTAGACTTAAAGGAGCTTTAGGAGAACTGGTTACTCCAAATCAAAGCACTTTTGTGGGAGGGCGTCTCATTCAGGACAATATAATTATTGCTCAAGAAGCCTTCTATGGCTTGAAGCACAGGGGGGCTGAGCTTAAAGAGTTCATTGCAGTGAAGATGGACCTTAGTAAGGCCTATGATTGCCTTGAATGGCCTTTTCTTAAAAGCATTTTACAGGCCTACGGCTTCCATGATAAGTGGGTTGCTCAAGTGATGAGTATTGTGAAGGGGGTATCTTACAGATATAAGATTAATGGTTTTGTCAGTGAAAGCCTTACCCCGGAAAGGGGTCTTAGACAAGGTGACCCCTTGTCTCCGTATTTGTTTGTCTTGGCAGCTGATGTTCTCTCTCATTTGCTCCTAAAAGCTCAATCTGAAGGAAGGCTAAAAGGTATTCAGCTTGCTCCCACTGCCCCTTGTATAACCCACCTTCTTTTTGCGGATGACTCCCTCCTCTTTGCTCGGGCTCACCCTCAAGAGTTGTACCAGTTAATGGAGATTTTGAATACTTTCTCACTAGCCTCTGGTCAAAGGATAAACACAGCCAAATCTGGAATTATTTGCAGCCCCCTTCTCCCGGCTCATAGAAGAAATCAGATAGCCTCTATTCTTAATATGCAGATCTGGACTTCTCCTGGACAATACCTAGGCCTCCCTGGCATTTGGGGGAGAAACAGAACTACTGCGCTTGCTTGGGTAAAGGATAGAATCTTGGGTAAATTGGAAGGTTGGAAGGAAACTATGTTAAATCAAGCTGGGAAGGAAGTGTTGATTAAATCTGTTATTCAGGCAATCCCCTCCTATGCCATGGCGATTGTGCAATTTCCTAAGTCCTTTTGTTTGTCCCTTCATGCTATTGTGTCTCGGTTCTGGTGGAGGGGTTATAAAAAAGATCGTGGGATACATTGGAGACGTTGGAATTACATGTCAAAGAAGAAAATTGAAGGAGGGCTTGGCTTTAGAGATTTCCAACACCAAAATGTTGCTTGTCTTACTAAACAAGCTTGGAGATTAGAAGAGAACCCTAATGCTCTTTGGGCCTCTATCTTAAAGGCTGTTTATTATCCTAataccaacttcttgcaggctAGCACGGGCAGAAGGGCTTCCTGGATGTGGAAGAGTATATTAGAAGGCAGGAACTTATTAAGGAGGAAGGGAAGGTGGTCTATTGGTAAGGGTGAGACTGCTAGGATCTGGGGAGATCCCTGGCTCTGGACAGGGGAAGTATTAACCACTGATAATCAGCAGTTGCAGGATTGGAAAGTCAAGGAGATTACCCTGCCCCAAGGAGGGGGGTGGGATGGGGAAAAGATAAGAGGAATTTTTCAGCCCATGGTAGCACTTAAAATTTTACAAACTCCAATTGGCTTGTCAGGAAATGAAGACAAATTGATCTGGCCCCATGAGAAAAATGGACAGTACAGCATCAGATCAGGCTATCAGGTAATCAAATCAGAAGATCAATCCTACCTAAATGTGGCCTCTACGTCCAATTGTCTACCTAAAGAACTCTGGAATTTCATCTGGTCAGTAAGTGTTCCCCAGAAGATAAGGATGTTCATGTGGAAAGTGTGTTCCAATGCACTGGCTCTTAATGAGAATCTATTCAAGAGAAGGGTGTCCAGGAACAAGTTCTGTCCAGTTTGTCTTACTGTACCAGAAACGAGTGAGCATGCATTCCTACTTTGTCCCTGGACTAGACCTGTGTGGTTTGGCTCAATCTTTCAATGGAACATTTCACCACAAG GGAGAAATAGGGTAGTCTTCGATCATGAAGCACCGAATCCTAGAGACACTATTTTGCAGATCCAACTGATGATGAAGGATATTCATCTATGTAAACCGATTCAGACAGAGTCACCGGTAGAAAGAGTATCAACCATACCTGGGCCTAAAAGATGGATCCCTCCTCCCCATGGGGTGTACAAGGTGAATACGGATGCTAGTTGGCTGCCAGGCTCTCCAACAAGTACAACTGGTGTGATCATCCGGTATGTTGCAGGGAATTTAATAGCTGGTATGTCCACCAGGAGGTTCTCCTTCTCCCCTTTAACCTCTGAAGCTGCTGCGTTAAGAGAGGGAATTATTCTGGCAAACAACTTGGGCTTAGAGCAGATCTGCATGGAATCTGATTGTCTTTCCCTGATTGATGCTTGTAAGAACAAAAGAAAACAGGGTGAGACCAATTCATAG
- the LOC130717176 gene encoding ubiquitin receptor RAD23d-like isoform X1 produces the protein MKVFVKTLKGSHFEIEVKPQDTVSDVKKNIETVQGVDVYPAAQQMLIHQGKVLKDGTTLEENKVAENSFIVIMISKSKTPSGEGSTTSAAPSAKAPQTSAAPTSNPVVSVPLPTPTATGAPLAPVTAAAPAAPAATPAPSPAPAPISSGTAVREGSDVYGQAASNLVAGSNLEDTIQQILDVGGGTWDRDTVVRALRAAFNNPERAIEYLYSGIPEQAEAPPVGRVPASAQPANPPAAAAPQAAQPAPVTSSGPNANPLDLFPQGLPNVGSGGAGAGSLDFLRNSQQFQALRAMVQANPQILQPMLQELGKQNPHLMRLIRDHQADFLRLINEPVEGGEGNPLGQLAGGIPQAITVTPEERQAIERLEAMGFDRAIVLEVFFACNKNEELAANYLLDHMHEFDEQ, from the exons atgaaggttttCGTCAAGACTCTGAAGGGCTCTCACTTCGAAATCGAAGTCAAGCCCCAAGACACG gttTCGGATGTGAAGAAAAATATTGAAACTGTTCAAGGTGTGGATGTCTATCCTGCCGCGCAGCAAATGCTTATTCATCAAGGGAAAGTTCTTAAGGATGGTACTACCTTGGAGGAAAATAAAGTAGCTGAAAATAGTTTCATTGTGATTATGATTTCCAAG AGTAAGACTCCGTCTGGTGAAGGATCTACTACTTCAGCTGCACCTTCAGCTAAG GCTCCACAAACAAGTGCAGCTCCTACTTCAAACCCTGTGGTGTCAGTGCCACTTCCAACTCCTACTGCAACTGGGGCTCC GCTTGCACCTGTTACTGCAGCTGCACCTGCGGCTCCAGCTGCGACTCCTGCTCCATCTCCAGCTCCTGCTCCTATATCTTCGGGCACGGCTGT CAGGGAAGGTTCTGATGTCTATGGACAAGCAGCATCCAATCTGGTTGCTGGTAGCAACTTGGAAGACACAATTCAGCAAATTCTTGATGTTGGAGGAGGGACCTGGGATAGGGATACTGTAGTCCGGGCTCTTCGAGCTGCCTTCAACAACCCTGAGAGAGCTATTGAATATTTATATTCA GGAATCCCCGAGCAAGCTGAAGCTCCACCTGTGGGCCGTGTGCCTGCAAGTGCACAACCTGCAAATCCTCCAGCAGCTGCAGCTCCGCAAGCGGCACAACCTGCTCCTGTTACCTCAAGTGGGCCTAATGCTAATCCTTTAGACCTTTTTCCACAG GGCCTCCCAAATGTTGGTTCTGGTGGTGCTGGTGCTGGCTCTTTAGATTTTCTTCGCAACAGCCAACAA TTCCAAGCCTTGCGAGCTATGGTGCAGGCTAATCCACAAATATTGCAG CCTATGCTACAAGAGCTTGGCAAACAGAATCCTCATCTAATGAGATTGATTCGAGATCATCAAGCTGACTTCCTTCGCTTGATAAATGAGCCTGTGGAAGGTGGCGAAGG GAACCCATTGGGGCAGCTGGCTGGTGGCATACCACAAGCAATAACTGTCACCCCTGAGGAGCGCCAAGCAATTGAACGT CTTGAAGCAATGGGTTTCGATCGTGCGATTGTATTGGAGGTGTTCTTCGCTTGCAACAAAAATGAGGAATTGGCTGCCAACTACCTTTTAGATCACATGCATGAGTTCGACGAACAATAA
- the LOC130717176 gene encoding ubiquitin receptor RAD23c-like isoform X2: MKVFVKTLKGSHFEIEVKPQDTVSDVKKNIETVQGVDVYPAAQQMLIHQGKVLKDGTTLEENKVAENSFIVIMISKSKTPSGEGSTTSAAPSAKAPQTSAAPTSNPVVSVPLPTPTATGAPLAPVTAAAPAAPAATPAPSPAPAPISSGTAVEGSDVYGQAASNLVAGSNLEDTIQQILDVGGGTWDRDTVVRALRAAFNNPERAIEYLYSGIPEQAEAPPVGRVPASAQPANPPAAAAPQAAQPAPVTSSGPNANPLDLFPQGLPNVGSGGAGAGSLDFLRNSQQFQALRAMVQANPQILQPMLQELGKQNPHLMRLIRDHQADFLRLINEPVEGGEGNPLGQLAGGIPQAITVTPEERQAIERLEAMGFDRAIVLEVFFACNKNEELAANYLLDHMHEFDEQ; encoded by the exons atgaaggttttCGTCAAGACTCTGAAGGGCTCTCACTTCGAAATCGAAGTCAAGCCCCAAGACACG gttTCGGATGTGAAGAAAAATATTGAAACTGTTCAAGGTGTGGATGTCTATCCTGCCGCGCAGCAAATGCTTATTCATCAAGGGAAAGTTCTTAAGGATGGTACTACCTTGGAGGAAAATAAAGTAGCTGAAAATAGTTTCATTGTGATTATGATTTCCAAG AGTAAGACTCCGTCTGGTGAAGGATCTACTACTTCAGCTGCACCTTCAGCTAAG GCTCCACAAACAAGTGCAGCTCCTACTTCAAACCCTGTGGTGTCAGTGCCACTTCCAACTCCTACTGCAACTGGGGCTCC GCTTGCACCTGTTACTGCAGCTGCACCTGCGGCTCCAGCTGCGACTCCTGCTCCATCTCCAGCTCCTGCTCCTATATCTTCGGGCACGGCTGT GGAAGGTTCTGATGTCTATGGACAAGCAGCATCCAATCTGGTTGCTGGTAGCAACTTGGAAGACACAATTCAGCAAATTCTTGATGTTGGAGGAGGGACCTGGGATAGGGATACTGTAGTCCGGGCTCTTCGAGCTGCCTTCAACAACCCTGAGAGAGCTATTGAATATTTATATTCA GGAATCCCCGAGCAAGCTGAAGCTCCACCTGTGGGCCGTGTGCCTGCAAGTGCACAACCTGCAAATCCTCCAGCAGCTGCAGCTCCGCAAGCGGCACAACCTGCTCCTGTTACCTCAAGTGGGCCTAATGCTAATCCTTTAGACCTTTTTCCACAG GGCCTCCCAAATGTTGGTTCTGGTGGTGCTGGTGCTGGCTCTTTAGATTTTCTTCGCAACAGCCAACAA TTCCAAGCCTTGCGAGCTATGGTGCAGGCTAATCCACAAATATTGCAG CCTATGCTACAAGAGCTTGGCAAACAGAATCCTCATCTAATGAGATTGATTCGAGATCATCAAGCTGACTTCCTTCGCTTGATAAATGAGCCTGTGGAAGGTGGCGAAGG GAACCCATTGGGGCAGCTGGCTGGTGGCATACCACAAGCAATAACTGTCACCCCTGAGGAGCGCCAAGCAATTGAACGT CTTGAAGCAATGGGTTTCGATCGTGCGATTGTATTGGAGGTGTTCTTCGCTTGCAACAAAAATGAGGAATTGGCTGCCAACTACCTTTTAGATCACATGCATGAGTTCGACGAACAATAA